The following proteins come from a genomic window of Nocardioides albertanoniae:
- a CDS encoding TIGR00730 family Rossman fold protein, with amino-acid sequence MIKHLAVFLGSRDGNDPALSRQAYEVGKGLAERGVELVYGAGGGGLMGQISQGAIDGGGKIFGVIPRFMVEREWGRLEGAPGMQTIVVDSMHERKAMMAERADAFLALPGGIGTLEELFEVWTWQTLSLHGKPVGLFNIDGFWDPLVEMMDRIGEAGFMHGAAKDNVVIGDELDDVLARLDAAR; translated from the coding sequence ATGATCAAGCACCTAGCGGTATTTCTCGGGTCCCGCGACGGCAACGATCCCGCGCTCTCCCGACAGGCCTACGAGGTGGGCAAGGGGCTGGCCGAGCGCGGGGTCGAGCTGGTCTACGGGGCGGGCGGTGGCGGCCTGATGGGGCAGATCTCCCAGGGCGCCATCGACGGCGGCGGCAAGATCTTCGGAGTGATCCCGAGGTTCATGGTCGAGCGGGAGTGGGGCCGCCTCGAAGGCGCGCCGGGGATGCAGACGATCGTGGTCGACTCCATGCACGAGCGCAAGGCGATGATGGCCGAGCGTGCCGACGCATTTCTCGCGCTCCCCGGCGGCATCGGCACCCTCGAGGAGCTCTTCGAGGTCTGGACCTGGCAGACCCTCTCGCTCCACGGCAAACCGGTCGGCCTCTTCAACATCGACGGCTTCTGGGATCCGCTCGTCGAGATGATGGACCGCATCGGCGAGGCCGGCTTCATGCACGGTGCGGCGAAGGACAACGTCGTGATCGGCGACGAGCTCGACGACGTGCTCGCCCGTCTCGACGCGGCCCGCTGA
- a CDS encoding ATP-binding cassette domain-containing protein, whose protein sequence is MTTTTELAVSASGLVKTFGDFTAVDGIDLEIRRGEVFGVLGPNGAGKTTTLKMLATLLPIDAGEAEIFGVDVKANPHQIRQLVGVTGQYASVDENLTATENLVLFGRLLGMSGKAARAASEELLESFGLQEAAKRQISKFSGGMRRRLDLAASLLSRPPLIFLDEPTTGLDPRTRGQMWDTIRTLVAGGSTVLLTTQYLDEADQLADRIAVIDRGVKVAEGTSEQLKTSVGSSTLHLRLSEKTQVATAAAVVEKVTGDVPVLTPEAGGVNVPLADADRAADVLIGLRHADISITTANVQQPTLDEVFLALTGHGTESSEEPTGDHTEIHTDIHTEEVA, encoded by the coding sequence ATGACAACCACCACCGAACTGGCCGTATCGGCCTCAGGTCTGGTCAAGACCTTCGGAGACTTCACCGCTGTCGACGGGATCGACCTCGAGATCCGCCGCGGCGAGGTCTTCGGCGTGCTCGGCCCCAACGGCGCCGGCAAGACCACGACCCTCAAGATGCTCGCCACCCTGCTTCCGATCGACGCCGGCGAGGCGGAGATCTTCGGGGTCGACGTGAAGGCCAACCCGCATCAGATCCGTCAGCTCGTCGGCGTCACGGGGCAGTACGCCTCGGTCGACGAGAACCTCACCGCCACCGAGAACCTCGTGCTCTTCGGCCGCCTGCTGGGCATGTCCGGCAAGGCCGCCCGAGCGGCCTCGGAGGAGCTGTTGGAGTCCTTCGGTCTCCAGGAGGCAGCCAAGCGTCAGATCTCGAAATTCTCCGGCGGCATGCGCCGCCGTCTCGACCTGGCCGCCTCGCTCCTGTCCCGTCCCCCGCTGATCTTCCTCGACGAGCCGACAACCGGCCTGGACCCGCGCACCCGCGGCCAGATGTGGGACACGATCCGCACCTTGGTCGCCGGCGGATCCACCGTGCTGCTGACCACGCAGTACCTCGACGAGGCCGACCAGCTCGCCGACCGGATCGCGGTCATCGACCGCGGCGTCAAGGTCGCCGAGGGCACCTCGGAGCAGCTCAAAACCTCCGTCGGCAGCTCCACCCTGCACCTTCGGCTGAGCGAGAAGACGCAGGTGGCCACCGCCGCCGCGGTCGTCGAGAAGGTCACCGGCGACGTGCCGGTGCTCACCCCCGAGGCCGGCGGCGTCAATGTGCCGCTCGCCGATGCCGACCGGGCCGCCGACGTACTCATCGGTCTGCGTCATGCCGACATCTCCATCACCACCGCCAACGTGCAGCAGCCGACACTCGACGAGGTCTTCCTCGCCCTGACCGGTCACGGCACCGAGAGTTCCGAGGAGCCGACCGGCGACCACACCGAGATCCACACCGACATCCACACCGAGGAGGTGGCCTGA
- a CDS encoding ABC transporter permease, whose amino-acid sequence MAALISTYAVADRPLKTHPGVGETVAQTFTMARRALIKMMRNPEQFFDVTIQPLLFTAMFAYIFGGAISGDVKAYLPTIITGILAQTALTASMARGTQLREDMDKGVFDRFKALPIARIAPLAGPAVADLLRYGIAATLTILTGLLMGYRPGGGVGGVLAGWALTIFAGWSLSWIFTWLGTVLKTAGGVQGLGMMIMFPLTFLSPAFVPKETMPTWLQHFVDVNPVTLVINATRDLMNAGDLTLSVVWAVVGCAVVVAIFAPISVWSYSKKL is encoded by the coding sequence ATGGCTGCACTGATCTCCACGTACGCCGTCGCCGACCGCCCGCTCAAGACCCACCCCGGCGTGGGCGAGACGGTCGCCCAGACCTTCACCATGGCCCGGCGCGCGCTGATCAAGATGATGCGCAACCCCGAGCAGTTCTTCGACGTCACGATCCAGCCGTTGCTGTTCACCGCGATGTTCGCCTACATCTTCGGCGGGGCGATCTCCGGCGACGTGAAGGCCTACCTGCCGACCATCATCACCGGCATCCTGGCCCAGACCGCACTGACCGCGTCGATGGCCCGCGGCACCCAGCTACGCGAGGACATGGACAAGGGCGTCTTCGACCGCTTCAAGGCGCTCCCGATCGCCCGGATCGCGCCGCTGGCCGGCCCCGCGGTCGCCGACCTGCTGCGCTACGGGATCGCCGCGACCCTCACGATCCTGACCGGGCTGCTGATGGGCTACCGCCCCGGTGGCGGCGTCGGCGGCGTGCTCGCCGGCTGGGCGCTGACCATCTTCGCGGGCTGGTCGCTGAGCTGGATCTTCACCTGGCTCGGCACGGTGCTGAAGACCGCGGGCGGGGTGCAGGGCCTGGGCATGATGATCATGTTCCCGTTGACCTTCCTCTCCCCCGCGTTCGTGCCGAAGGAGACGATGCCGACCTGGCTGCAGCACTTCGTCGACGTCAACCCGGTCACCTTGGTCATCAACGCGACCCGCGACCTGATGAACGCCGGCGACCTCACCCTGAGCGTCGTGTGGGCCGTGGTCGGCTGCGCGGTCGTCGTCGCGATCTTCGCGCCGATCTCGGTGTGGAGCTACAGCAAGAAGCTCTGA
- a CDS encoding ATP-binding protein: MTTLSVLDEVTWGGAPVAGERTRALLRALVEAGPRGASEAALVEDVWGVDAVPAHPSKALQVVVSRARTATDAAAIERTPRGYRLSLAAAEVDAWSLRPEALRLAAEKRYAEALPLLERLERTDSDEEVTEAVLRAVAAVHGAPAALERFEAYRTALADGLGVDPSPRLRALHAELLARDRPVRSGLRHDADVLIGREQDSAEIAALLKSSRVVTILGPGGLGKTSLAQVLAHRAEQPVVHFVELVGVTSPDDLTGEVGSALGVRDSVAGRDRLTPEQRADVRSRIAQQLDGPPTLLVLDNCEHIVAAVADLVAFLVATMRDLTVLTTSRSPLAVGAERVYPLGRLGTYDGSELFRRRAVAARPGVHLAEPRVDEIVTRLDGLPLAIELAAVKVRAMSVDDIARRLSDRFVLLRGGDRNAPDRHQTLVAVIDWSWNLLTERERRAMRWLSLFHDGFTLEAAEAMLGSDALEAIEELVDQSLLTVVDAQLGVRYRMLETVREFGRMRLADADEDVAARAAQRSWARGFADINVARIYSPDQFEAMDALRAEESNLADVLRQVLVEDEPESVVRLFCALGVFWTVAGEHHRVIMLAGPVADLVDEWEPPAELLEKTRLVLALLLFGAAVTGGSGLARLVGILDRIGSDSGDRQLETMLTVMRAMAESVVHSGPGGQLEEALAGVIADPDPEVRARAFTFLSHERENLGDPEGAIAAGKEALRLTGTAGGPWSRAMLHAQLSGLYAQLGRLDEAAAHAGEAIPVLRRLGADDDLVQTHTILVTYAVEQGRLDEAAEILEAIIAEQPRSGLGSRGSVHAARAQLLLAEGRVAEGLALTREVAVTMSEMPFPGFEDDADLLPWRIASEAVAVASHARHDEGLQATDLFEDLVAKAPRIMAQDRRSQDCPVTGMLLLAVGLWGLLRDALAREDAVRLLVLADRFGYSRSSLEMRWELATADAERLAPGMLEKVSQEYGERRGLALMDEARGVISRLS; this comes from the coding sequence GTGACGACGCTGAGTGTGCTCGACGAGGTCACCTGGGGCGGTGCGCCGGTAGCCGGCGAACGCACCCGGGCACTGCTGCGCGCGCTGGTCGAGGCCGGTCCGCGAGGTGCGTCGGAGGCCGCTCTGGTCGAGGATGTCTGGGGCGTCGACGCGGTGCCGGCGCATCCGTCGAAGGCGCTCCAGGTCGTGGTCTCGCGCGCGCGGACGGCGACCGACGCGGCAGCGATCGAGCGTACGCCGCGGGGCTATCGGCTCAGCCTGGCCGCCGCCGAGGTCGACGCCTGGTCGCTGCGCCCGGAGGCGCTCCGGCTCGCCGCGGAGAAGCGGTATGCCGAGGCGCTTCCGCTGCTCGAACGGCTCGAGCGCACCGACTCCGACGAGGAGGTCACCGAAGCGGTGCTGCGAGCGGTCGCCGCGGTGCACGGTGCGCCGGCGGCGCTCGAGCGGTTCGAGGCCTACCGCACCGCGCTGGCCGACGGCCTGGGCGTCGACCCGAGCCCGCGGCTGCGCGCACTCCATGCCGAGCTGCTCGCGCGCGACCGACCGGTGCGCTCGGGGCTGCGCCATGACGCCGACGTGCTGATCGGCCGCGAACAGGACAGCGCCGAGATCGCCGCGCTGCTCAAGAGCTCGCGGGTCGTCACGATCCTCGGGCCCGGCGGGCTGGGCAAGACCAGCCTGGCACAGGTGCTCGCGCACCGCGCCGAGCAGCCGGTCGTGCACTTCGTCGAGCTGGTCGGCGTGACCTCGCCCGACGACCTCACCGGCGAGGTGGGCTCCGCCCTCGGCGTACGTGACTCCGTGGCCGGACGCGACCGGCTCACGCCCGAGCAGCGTGCCGACGTACGCTCGCGGATCGCCCAGCAGCTCGACGGACCACCCACGCTGCTCGTGCTCGACAACTGCGAGCACATCGTGGCCGCCGTCGCCGACCTGGTCGCCTTCCTGGTCGCGACGATGCGTGACCTGACCGTGCTGACCACCTCCCGCAGCCCGCTCGCCGTTGGGGCGGAGCGGGTCTACCCGCTCGGCCGGCTCGGGACGTACGACGGCAGCGAGCTGTTCCGGCGTCGCGCCGTCGCCGCGCGGCCCGGGGTGCATCTGGCCGAGCCGCGGGTCGATGAGATCGTGACCCGGCTCGACGGCCTGCCCCTGGCGATCGAGCTGGCCGCGGTCAAGGTGCGCGCGATGTCGGTCGACGACATCGCCCGGCGGCTCTCCGACCGGTTCGTCCTGCTGCGCGGAGGCGACCGCAACGCGCCCGACCGCCACCAGACGCTCGTGGCCGTCATCGACTGGTCCTGGAACCTCCTCACCGAGCGGGAGCGGCGCGCGATGCGCTGGCTCTCGCTCTTCCACGACGGGTTCACGCTCGAAGCCGCCGAGGCGATGCTCGGCAGCGACGCGCTGGAGGCGATCGAGGAGCTCGTCGACCAGTCGCTGCTGACCGTCGTCGACGCGCAGCTCGGCGTCCGCTACCGCATGCTCGAGACCGTGCGCGAGTTCGGCCGGATGCGTCTGGCCGACGCGGACGAAGACGTGGCCGCCCGCGCGGCACAGCGGTCCTGGGCGCGGGGCTTCGCAGACATCAACGTGGCGCGGATCTACTCCCCGGATCAGTTCGAGGCGATGGACGCGCTGCGGGCCGAGGAGAGCAACCTGGCCGACGTCCTGCGCCAGGTGCTGGTCGAGGACGAGCCCGAGTCGGTGGTGCGCCTCTTCTGTGCGCTGGGCGTGTTCTGGACCGTCGCCGGCGAGCACCACCGGGTGATCATGCTGGCGGGGCCGGTCGCCGACCTGGTCGACGAGTGGGAACCACCGGCCGAGCTGCTGGAGAAGACCCGGCTCGTCCTGGCGCTGCTCCTCTTCGGCGCTGCGGTCACCGGCGGGTCGGGACTGGCGCGGCTGGTGGGCATCCTCGACCGGATCGGCTCCGACTCCGGCGACCGTCAGCTCGAGACCATGCTCACGGTCATGCGGGCGATGGCGGAGAGCGTCGTGCACTCTGGCCCCGGCGGCCAGCTGGAGGAAGCGCTGGCCGGGGTCATCGCCGACCCCGACCCCGAGGTGCGCGCACGCGCGTTCACCTTCCTCAGCCACGAGCGGGAGAACCTCGGTGACCCCGAGGGCGCGATCGCCGCGGGCAAGGAGGCACTGCGCCTGACCGGCACCGCGGGCGGGCCCTGGTCGCGGGCGATGCTCCACGCCCAGCTCAGCGGTCTCTACGCCCAGCTCGGTCGTCTCGATGAGGCGGCCGCTCATGCCGGCGAGGCCATCCCGGTCCTGCGCCGGCTCGGCGCCGACGACGACCTAGTCCAGACCCACACGATCTTGGTGACGTACGCCGTGGAGCAGGGCCGGCTCGACGAGGCCGCCGAGATCCTGGAGGCCATCATCGCCGAGCAGCCCCGCAGCGGCCTCGGGTCCCGAGGATCGGTCCACGCCGCCCGGGCTCAGCTGCTGCTGGCCGAGGGCCGGGTCGCCGAGGGCCTGGCGTTGACCCGCGAGGTGGCGGTGACGATGAGCGAGATGCCGTTCCCAGGATTCGAGGACGACGCCGACCTGCTGCCGTGGCGGATCGCGTCCGAGGCGGTCGCCGTCGCCAGCCATGCCCGCCACGACGAGGGGCTGCAGGCCACCGACCTGTTCGAGGATCTCGTCGCGAAGGCACCACGGATCATGGCCCAGGACCGCAGGTCGCAGGACTGCCCGGTGACCGGCATGCTGCTCCTCGCCGTCGGGCTGTGGGGGCTGCTGCGCGATGCGCTGGCGCGGGAGGACGCGGTGCGACTGCTCGTGCTCGCCGACCGGTTCGGCTACTCCCGATCCTCGCTCGAGATGCGCTGGGAGCTCGCGACCGCCGATGCCGAGCGGCTCGCGCCCGGCATGCTCGAAAAGGTGTCGCAGGAGTACGGAGAACGCCGCGGCCTCGCCCTCATGGACGAGGCCCGCGGCGTCATCTCGCGGCTGAGCTGA
- a CDS encoding threonine aldolase family protein, translating to MTIELRSDNAASVSPSILEAMAAANSGSALAYGGDEVTARLEEHVREVFEHPTARVFPVLSGTAANALSLSALTPPWGAVVCHESAHILTSEGGATSLLSAGAVMTGVAGEGYKVAAPALRTHLDGVRWGDPHHSQPSVLSLTSPSDHGTVYSAAEISELAAIARERGLRVHLDGARFANAVVATGSAPADLTWRAGVDVLSLGATKNGALSAEAIVCFTDGPADELVYRTKRSGHVTSKMRYQSAQLIAYLTDDLWLRNARNANERMGELAAGLESLGIELVARPAVNMVFVRLDPLLADALEAAGVLFYRLDGLARFVTSWQTSADDIATALAAVRSALG from the coding sequence GTGACCATCGAACTTCGCTCTGACAACGCCGCCTCCGTCTCCCCCTCGATCCTGGAGGCGATGGCCGCCGCCAACTCCGGGTCCGCGCTCGCCTACGGCGGCGACGAGGTGACCGCGAGGCTCGAGGAGCATGTGCGGGAGGTCTTCGAGCATCCGACGGCCCGGGTCTTCCCCGTGCTGAGCGGCACTGCTGCCAACGCCCTCTCGCTCTCCGCACTGACGCCGCCGTGGGGCGCGGTCGTATGCCACGAGAGCGCACACATCCTGACCAGCGAGGGCGGCGCGACCTCCCTGCTCAGCGCCGGAGCGGTCATGACCGGGGTCGCCGGCGAGGGCTACAAGGTGGCCGCGCCGGCGCTTCGCACCCACCTGGACGGCGTACGCTGGGGCGACCCGCACCACTCCCAGCCGTCCGTCCTGTCGCTGACCTCCCCGTCGGACCACGGCACCGTCTACTCGGCCGCGGAGATCTCCGAGCTCGCCGCGATCGCGCGGGAGCGTGGGTTGCGGGTGCACCTGGACGGCGCCCGCTTCGCCAACGCCGTCGTGGCCACGGGGTCGGCGCCGGCCGACCTCACCTGGCGGGCCGGCGTCGACGTGCTCTCCCTGGGCGCGACCAAGAACGGTGCGCTCTCGGCCGAGGCGATCGTCTGTTTCACCGACGGGCCCGCCGACGAGCTCGTCTACCGCACCAAGCGCAGCGGCCACGTCACCTCGAAGATGCGCTACCAGTCGGCCCAGCTGATCGCCTACCTCACCGACGACCTCTGGCTGCGCAACGCCCGCAACGCCAACGAGCGGATGGGCGAGCTCGCCGCAGGGCTGGAGTCGCTCGGCATCGAGCTCGTGGCGCGGCCGGCGGTCAACATGGTCTTCGTACGCCTCGACCCACTCCTCGCCGATGCCCTCGAGGCTGCGGGCGTGCTCTTCTACCGCCTCGATGGTCTGGCCCGGTTCGTCACCTCGTGGCAGACCTCGGCAGACGACATCGCGACTGCGCTGGCGGCGGTGCGGTCGGCGCTGGGCTGA
- the pheT gene encoding phenylalanine--tRNA ligase subunit beta: protein MKAPLSWIKEYVSLPEDLGIEEITDRLTALGLKLEAIETSGAGIEGPLVVGKVLTQEPEPQKNGKVINWCSVDVGDANGTGEPQGIVCGARNFKPGDNVVVILPGGVLPGNFEISARKTYGHMSAGMICSARELGLGEEADGIIVLPADAPAPGTDAREVLGLGEEIIEFEINPDRAYALSLRGIAREAALGFDVPFADPAQVEAPIADGSGYPVRLADDACDYFVTRGITGFDPAAPTPDFIKKRLEATGVRSISLAVDVSNYVMMELGQPTHCYDRAKLSGDIVVRRASEGEKITTLDDVARVLSAEDLLITDDSGPIGIAGVMGGASTEISETTTDIVVEAAHFDPTTVFRSQKRHKLPSEASKRFERGVDPLLPPAAAQRVVELLLEHGGGTADGVSEVGPMSSPETRAPLKTITIPVSLPKRITGLDVDEATVVKSLELIGARVVAAGDSLTVTVPTYRVDLNDPYDLVEEVARIVGYDKVPSVLPRRATGGGLTRAQQLRRRIGRVLAGAGLVEVVDFPFVGDADFDRLGLPADDALRHTVKLANPLSNEEPAYTTTLLPGLLKVAARNISRGQDGVSLFETATVAFPADQAAPIYGVDRRPSEEELEKLLAAIPHQPLHLATVLAGERTRGGWWGSAETAGWADAIEVVRRLGADLGLAVEVASASRAPWHPGRCAVIRVDGVELGHAGELHPKVCKAFGLPARAAAVEIDLDLLTSKVSGTAAGPSFSTMPVAKEDVALIVSSDVTVAAVEAALREGAGELLETVRLFDVYEGDQVGEGKKSLTFALRFRAVDRTLKAEETAAAREAAVARAAEVTGASQRS, encoded by the coding sequence GTGAAAGCCCCCCTCTCCTGGATCAAGGAGTACGTCTCGCTGCCCGAGGATCTCGGCATCGAGGAGATCACCGACCGGCTGACCGCGCTCGGCCTCAAGCTGGAGGCGATCGAGACCTCCGGCGCCGGCATCGAGGGCCCGCTCGTGGTGGGCAAGGTGCTCACCCAGGAGCCCGAGCCGCAGAAGAACGGCAAGGTCATCAACTGGTGCTCGGTCGACGTCGGCGACGCCAACGGCACCGGTGAGCCGCAGGGCATCGTCTGCGGCGCGCGCAACTTCAAGCCCGGCGACAACGTCGTGGTGATCCTGCCCGGCGGTGTGCTGCCCGGCAACTTCGAGATCTCGGCGCGCAAGACCTACGGCCACATGAGCGCCGGCATGATCTGCTCCGCCCGCGAGCTCGGGCTGGGGGAGGAGGCCGACGGCATCATCGTGCTCCCGGCCGATGCTCCGGCTCCTGGCACCGACGCCCGCGAGGTGCTCGGTCTCGGTGAGGAGATCATCGAGTTCGAGATCAACCCCGACCGGGCCTACGCCCTCTCGCTGCGCGGGATCGCGCGCGAGGCCGCGCTCGGGTTCGACGTGCCCTTCGCCGACCCGGCTCAGGTCGAGGCACCGATCGCCGACGGCTCGGGCTACCCGGTGCGTCTGGCCGACGATGCCTGCGACTACTTCGTCACCCGGGGGATCACCGGGTTCGACCCGGCCGCGCCGACGCCCGACTTCATCAAGAAGCGGCTCGAGGCCACCGGCGTACGTTCGATCTCGCTGGCCGTCGACGTCTCCAACTACGTGATGATGGAGCTCGGCCAGCCGACGCACTGCTACGACCGGGCCAAGCTGTCCGGCGACATCGTGGTGCGACGGGCGAGCGAGGGCGAGAAGATCACCACGCTCGACGACGTCGCCCGGGTGCTCTCGGCCGAAGACCTGCTGATCACCGACGACTCCGGCCCGATCGGTATCGCCGGTGTGATGGGCGGTGCGTCGACGGAGATCTCCGAGACGACGACCGACATCGTGGTCGAGGCGGCTCACTTCGACCCGACCACCGTCTTCCGCTCGCAGAAGCGCCACAAGCTGCCCTCGGAGGCGTCCAAGCGCTTCGAGCGCGGTGTCGACCCGTTGCTGCCGCCGGCCGCCGCCCAGCGTGTGGTCGAGCTGCTGCTCGAGCACGGCGGCGGCACCGCCGACGGCGTCTCCGAGGTGGGCCCGATGTCGTCGCCGGAGACACGGGCGCCGCTGAAGACGATCACGATCCCGGTCTCGCTCCCGAAGCGGATCACCGGGCTCGACGTCGACGAGGCGACCGTCGTGAAGTCTCTCGAGCTGATCGGCGCGAGGGTCGTCGCCGCCGGTGACTCCCTGACCGTCACCGTGCCGACCTACCGTGTCGACCTCAACGACCCCTACGACCTGGTCGAGGAGGTCGCCAGGATCGTCGGCTACGACAAGGTGCCCTCGGTGCTGCCGCGCCGCGCGACCGGTGGCGGGCTGACCCGTGCCCAGCAGCTGCGCCGTCGCATCGGGCGTGTCCTGGCCGGGGCCGGGCTCGTCGAGGTCGTCGACTTCCCGTTCGTCGGCGACGCCGACTTCGACCGGCTCGGGCTGCCGGCTGACGACGCGCTGCGTCACACCGTGAAGCTGGCCAACCCGTTGAGCAACGAGGAGCCGGCCTACACCACGACGCTCCTGCCGGGGCTCCTGAAGGTCGCGGCCCGTAACATCTCCCGAGGTCAGGACGGGGTCTCTCTCTTCGAGACCGCGACCGTCGCCTTCCCGGCCGACCAGGCCGCGCCGATCTACGGCGTCGACCGACGCCCGTCGGAGGAGGAGCTCGAGAAGCTCCTCGCTGCGATCCCGCACCAGCCGCTGCACCTCGCCACGGTGCTCGCCGGGGAGCGTACGCGGGGTGGCTGGTGGGGTTCGGCCGAGACAGCGGGCTGGGCCGACGCCATCGAGGTCGTACGCCGCCTGGGCGCCGATCTCGGTCTCGCGGTCGAGGTGGCCTCGGCGTCGCGGGCGCCCTGGCACCCGGGTCGCTGCGCGGTGATCCGCGTCGACGGTGTCGAGCTCGGCCACGCCGGCGAGCTGCACCCCAAGGTGTGCAAGGCGTTCGGGCTGCCCGCTCGCGCGGCGGCGGTCGAGATCGACCTCGACCTGCTGACCTCGAAGGTGTCCGGCACCGCGGCCGGCCCGAGCTTCTCGACCATGCCGGTGGCGAAGGAGGACGTCGCGCTGATCGTCTCCTCCGACGTCACCGTCGCGGCCGTCGAGGCGGCGCTGCGTGAGGGGGCCGGCGAGCTGCTCGAGACGGTGCGGCTCTTCGACGTCTACGAAGGCGACCAGGTCGGTGAGGGCAAGAAGTCGCTCACGTTCGCCCTGCGCTTCCGTGCCGTCGACCGCACCCTGAAGGCGGAGGAGACCGCAGCCGCACGTGAGGCAGCCGTGGCTCGGGCCGCCGAGGTCACCGGAGCCAGCCAGCGCTCCTGA
- the pheS gene encoding phenylalanine--tRNA ligase subunit alpha: MSGPNTDYDPVEVTPLKAEEVEAARDAALKAIDAASSLEELKQTRLDHAGDRSPLALANREIGALPPAARKEAGQRVGKARGAVNQAFAKRQAVLEEEHEARMLVEETVDVTLPTDRFPVGGRHPLTTGAEMIADIFVAMGWEVAEGPLIEAEWLNFDALNLGPDHPARTTQDTIWTDPVENHLVLRTQTSPVQARTMLTQEPPIYVVAPGRVFRADEYDATHSPMFHQVEGLAIDEGISMAHLKGTLDHFATQMFGEGIVTRFRPSYFPFTEPSAEVDLTCFVCRGAQVIDGVVCRTCKGEGWIEWGGCGIVNPRVLVACGVDPERYSGFAFGMGIDRTLMFRTGLSDLRTLFEGDVRLTTAFGSEL; encoded by the coding sequence ATGTCCGGTCCCAACACCGACTACGACCCGGTAGAGGTCACCCCCTTGAAGGCTGAGGAAGTCGAGGCCGCGCGCGACGCCGCGCTGAAGGCCATCGACGCCGCCAGCAGCCTCGAGGAGCTCAAGCAGACACGGCTCGACCATGCCGGCGACCGCTCGCCGCTGGCTCTGGCCAACCGTGAGATCGGCGCGCTGCCGCCGGCGGCGCGCAAGGAGGCCGGCCAGCGGGTCGGCAAGGCGCGAGGCGCGGTCAACCAGGCCTTCGCCAAGCGGCAGGCGGTGCTCGAGGAGGAGCACGAGGCGCGGATGCTGGTCGAGGAGACCGTCGACGTGACGCTCCCGACCGACCGCTTCCCGGTCGGTGGACGGCACCCGCTGACCACCGGTGCCGAGATGATCGCCGACATCTTCGTCGCGATGGGGTGGGAGGTCGCCGAGGGTCCGCTCATCGAGGCCGAGTGGCTCAACTTCGACGCGCTCAACCTGGGCCCGGACCACCCGGCGCGCACCACGCAGGACACGATCTGGACCGATCCCGTCGAGAACCACCTGGTGCTGCGCACCCAGACCTCGCCGGTCCAGGCCCGCACGATGCTCACCCAGGAGCCGCCGATCTACGTGGTGGCGCCGGGGCGGGTCTTCCGTGCCGACGAGTACGACGCGACCCACTCGCCGATGTTCCACCAGGTCGAGGGCCTCGCCATCGACGAGGGCATCTCGATGGCCCACCTCAAGGGCACGCTGGACCACTTCGCCACCCAGATGTTCGGCGAGGGCATCGTGACCCGGTTCCGGCCGTCCTACTTCCCCTTCACCGAGCCGTCGGCCGAGGTCGACCTGACCTGCTTCGTCTGCCGTGGCGCGCAGGTGATCGACGGGGTCGTCTGCCGCACCTGCAAGGGCGAGGGCTGGATCGAGTGGGGCGGCTGCGGGATCGTGAACCCGCGCGTCCTGGTCGCCTGCGGCGTCGACCCGGAGCGCTACTCCGGCTTCGCCTTCGGGATGGGCATCGACCGCACGCTGATGTTCCGCACCGGCCTGTCCGACCTGCGCACCCTCTTCGAGGGTGACGTCCGGCTCACCACTGCATTCGGGAGTGAACTGTGA
- a CDS encoding ABC transporter ATP-binding protein — protein MLPALSGDDLVLGYARATVVHGVSIGLESGRVTALIGPNGSGKSTVLRSLARLHRMTSGSVSLDGDDSAPLGAREFARRVTLLSQSRPHPSGLTVRDIVGFGRHPHRRRFAALTEDDLASIDRALDLTGTARMADRPVDQLSGGELQRVWLASCLAQDTGVLLLDEPTNHLDLRYQVEILDLVRDLADHHGTAIGVVLHDLNQTAAVADQVVLLHHGVVHAAGEPADVLTAEHLSQVYRLPIEVTSDLETGRVRVEPRGRHHVRR, from the coding sequence ATGCTTCCTGCGCTCTCCGGTGACGACCTGGTGCTCGGCTATGCCCGTGCCACCGTCGTCCATGGGGTCTCCATCGGTCTCGAGTCGGGGCGGGTCACCGCACTCATCGGGCCGAACGGGTCGGGAAAGTCCACGGTGCTCCGCTCCCTCGCCCGGCTGCACCGGATGACCTCCGGATCGGTCTCGCTGGACGGCGACGACAGCGCCCCGCTGGGCGCGCGCGAGTTCGCGCGCAGGGTGACCCTGCTGTCCCAGTCGCGCCCGCACCCCTCGGGCCTGACCGTGCGCGACATCGTCGGCTTCGGCCGTCATCCCCACCGCCGGCGCTTCGCCGCCCTCACCGAGGATGACCTGGCGAGCATCGACCGGGCGCTGGACCTGACCGGCACCGCGCGGATGGCGGACCGGCCGGTCGACCAGCTCTCCGGTGGCGAGCTGCAACGCGTGTGGCTGGCCAGCTGCCTGGCCCAGGACACCGGCGTACTGCTGCTCGACGAGCCAACCAACCACCTCGACCTGCGCTACCAGGTCGAGATCTTGGACCTGGTCCGCGACCTTGCGGACCACCACGGGACGGCCATCGGCGTCGTCCTGCACGACCTGAACCAGACCGCCGCCGTGGCGGACCAGGTCGTACTGCTGCACCACGGCGTTGTGCACGCCGCCGGCGAACCCGCTGACGTGCTCACCGCCGAACACCTCTCGCAGGTGTACAGACTCCCGATCGAGGTGACCTCCGATCTGGAGACCGGGCGCGTCCGGGTCGAGCCACGCGGCAGGCATCACGTCCGGCGCTGA